One Curtobacterium herbarum genomic window carries:
- a CDS encoding PPK2 family polyphosphate kinase — protein MSRQKSWNADPEPLLRVGPGFRLDTVDPDGTPGFPGRKIDGLEALAAGASRLTALQERLWAGATSGDQRRVLLVLQAMDTAGKGGIVSHVVGAVDPNGVHYAGFTAPTAEEREHDFLWRVERQLPDAGQLGVFDRSHYEDVLIQRVRGLAEPAEIERRYGAIVDFESRLAEQGTTIVKVMLHISKDEQRERLGDRLDRPDKHWKFNPADIDERLRWDEYQQAYQVAFDRTSTEQAPWYVVPANRKWYARLAVQQLLLRALEDMHLSWPAADFDVAEQRQRLAES, from the coding sequence GTGAGCCGTCAGAAGTCCTGGAACGCCGATCCGGAACCGCTCCTCCGCGTCGGTCCCGGGTTCCGACTCGACACCGTCGACCCCGACGGCACGCCGGGTTTCCCCGGCCGGAAGATCGACGGGCTCGAGGCGCTGGCCGCCGGCGCCTCGCGACTCACCGCCCTGCAGGAGCGCCTCTGGGCAGGGGCGACCTCGGGCGACCAGCGACGTGTGCTGCTCGTCCTGCAGGCGATGGACACCGCGGGCAAGGGCGGCATCGTCTCGCACGTCGTCGGCGCGGTCGACCCGAACGGCGTCCACTACGCCGGCTTCACGGCCCCGACGGCCGAGGAGCGCGAGCACGACTTCCTCTGGCGCGTCGAACGACAGCTGCCGGACGCCGGCCAGCTCGGGGTGTTCGACCGGTCCCACTACGAGGACGTCCTGATCCAGCGCGTCCGTGGGCTGGCGGAACCGGCGGAGATCGAGCGGCGCTACGGCGCGATCGTCGACTTCGAGTCGCGCCTGGCCGAGCAGGGCACCACGATCGTCAAGGTGATGCTGCACATCTCGAAGGACGAGCAGCGCGAACGGCTCGGTGACCGGCTGGACCGGCCGGACAAGCACTGGAAGTTCAACCCCGCGGACATCGACGAGCGCCTCCGGTGGGACGAGTACCAGCAGGCGTACCAGGTGGCGTTCGACCGCACCTCGACCGAGCAGGCGCCCTGGTACGTCGTGCCGGCGAACCGCAAGTGGTACGCCCGCCTCGCCGTGCAGCAGCTCCTGCTCCGTGCCCTCGAGGACATGCACCTCTCGTGGCCGGCCGCCGACTTCGACGTGGCCGAGCAGCGACAGCGACTCGCCGAGTCCTGA
- a CDS encoding alpha/beta hydrolase, translating into MKSGRRLLLALVAAVAIVGAVASCSADGTGDRNSTVTAGPVIYPLSLRYHGIDVVQDVPYGRDPLQQLDVCLPADSPPESTATPTATPTAAPTEAPDRVEVGTRPAVMMIHGGSWSHGDKATAAYRSVCQYLASEGFVTFNVDYRLAPTDPFPAGLDDVRRALDFVFRETTLQTYDVDPGRVGVFGGSAGGNLAAMLAVEDHRSTAYADGFRIRAVVDLSGPTDLTARSTGSDGVAAAFQRKQLLYLGCASYRACPAAERASPEYHVTKATAPFFIGHSTDEFIPLWESQRFASTLRSHGVPVTFVAVQGSAHSIAQLDEAMSRRVTNFLRAGLR; encoded by the coding sequence ATGAAGTCCGGCCGTCGTCTCCTGCTCGCGCTCGTCGCCGCGGTCGCGATCGTCGGCGCGGTCGCGTCCTGCAGCGCCGACGGCACGGGCGACCGGAACTCGACGGTCACCGCGGGGCCGGTCATCTACCCGCTGTCCCTCCGCTACCACGGCATCGACGTCGTCCAGGACGTCCCCTACGGGCGGGACCCGCTGCAGCAGCTCGACGTGTGCCTGCCGGCCGACAGCCCGCCGGAGAGCACGGCCACCCCGACGGCGACGCCGACCGCTGCGCCGACGGAGGCCCCCGACCGGGTCGAGGTCGGCACCCGTCCGGCGGTGATGATGATCCACGGCGGCAGCTGGTCGCACGGCGACAAGGCGACCGCCGCGTACCGCTCGGTGTGCCAGTACCTCGCCTCCGAGGGGTTCGTGACCTTCAACGTCGACTACCGCCTGGCGCCGACCGACCCCTTCCCCGCCGGACTCGACGACGTCCGCCGTGCGCTGGACTTCGTGTTCCGTGAGACCACGCTGCAGACGTACGACGTCGACCCCGGGCGCGTCGGGGTGTTCGGCGGCAGTGCCGGAGGGAACCTCGCCGCGATGCTCGCCGTGGAGGACCACCGGTCCACCGCCTACGCCGACGGCTTCCGGATCCGGGCCGTCGTCGACCTGAGCGGGCCGACCGACCTGACGGCCCGCTCCACCGGGTCGGACGGCGTCGCGGCGGCGTTCCAGCGGAAGCAGCTGCTCTACCTCGGGTGTGCGTCGTACCGGGCGTGCCCGGCGGCCGAGCGGGCGTCGCCGGAGTACCACGTGACGAAGGCGACCGCGCCGTTCTTCATCGGGCACTCGACGGACGAGTTCATCCCGCTCTGGGAGTCACAGCGGTTCGCATCGACGCTGCGCTCGCACGGCGTCCCGGTGACGTTCGTGGCGGTGCAGGGGTCGGCGCACTCGATCGCGCAGCTCGACGAGGCGATGAGTCGACGGGTGACGAACTTCCTCCGCGCCGGCCTGCGCTGA
- a CDS encoding efflux RND transporter permease subunit produces the protein MHLLSVFSLRNRALIALVTIVVAVFGGVALSSLKQELIPSVEFPQVAIVSAYPGATPEVVSNDVSTKIEQAIQVVPDLESTSATSSTGQSVVSASFKYGSNLASAEDKIQTAVNALSLPDSVQTQIVTGSFDDLPVLQVAVSASGNQEQLVDRLQASAIPDLEKLDGVRQADVFGNPGRRVVITPDQDELAARGLSQTAISDALDDNGTLIPGGTLTEDGSTLSVQTGERIASLKDIRDLPLTSSSSGSGSSGSGSSSAGSTTTGSGTTGAGAAGAGATGAATGAGGTGATATGGTTTTAPTDGTAAGGATTAATPTDTTLGDVATVAIKESPRTSISRVNGEQALTISITKTQEANTVDVSKTVRDALPGIEKKIEGDPRFTVVFDQAPYIQQSIDSLAEEGLLGLGFAVIVILVFLLSWRSTLVTAISIPTSVLLAAIGMRAAGYTLNIITLAALTIAIGRVVDDSIVVIENIKRHMVPGVDRGRAVLEAVREVAGAVTASTLTTVAVFLPVAFVAELVGELFRPFAVTVTLALIASLLVSLTIVPVLAYWWLRPAKAKQGEASSAQAAPAQAGTDPAVADLDTIRPGSEGTLASADDLHDAGSSDRLRRVYLPVLRWAVRKPVVVVLLAVVVLGGTVASLPFVTTNYLGDSGQNTFTVTQDLKAGSSLAVQSDSARKVERALQDVSGVDTVQTTIGTSGQSIQAAFGGGGTASVQYAVTTDADADQTTIQADARKSLGRIDGVGEITIASSGGGFGGSSDIEVDVTAPTQSQLETASQKVLKTMQSVDNTTAASSNLSAAEPFLAVRVDRAKAASLGLTETQVGGLVAAAVSPRDTGSIEIDDATLDVYIADAEPPTTIAALRDLDVPTSTGTVKLTDVATVEKSEGPTTVTTTNAARTATITVTPDAANLGAAVQSVTKAVDQLDLPRGATASIGGVAASQSSAFSQLGLALVVAVLIVYVIMVATFRSLLQPLMLLVSVPFAFTGALLLQIISGVPLGVASLIGLLMLIGIVVTNAIVLIDLVNQYRRRGLRVRDALLEGAARRLRPILMTATATIFALLPMAIGLTGKSGFISQPLALVVIGGLVSSTLLTLVVLPALYALVEGARERRAERKAQRAQA, from the coding sequence GTGCACCTCCTCTCCGTCTTCAGTCTCCGGAACCGCGCCCTCATCGCCCTCGTGACGATCGTGGTCGCCGTCTTCGGTGGCGTCGCCCTGTCGAGCCTGAAGCAGGAACTCATCCCGAGCGTCGAGTTCCCGCAGGTCGCCATCGTCAGCGCCTACCCCGGAGCCACGCCAGAGGTGGTGTCCAACGACGTCTCGACCAAGATCGAACAGGCGATCCAGGTCGTGCCGGACCTCGAGTCGACCAGTGCGACCTCGTCCACCGGGCAGAGCGTCGTGTCGGCCTCGTTCAAGTACGGCTCCAACCTGGCCAGCGCCGAGGACAAGATCCAGACCGCGGTCAACGCCCTGTCGCTGCCCGACTCCGTGCAGACCCAGATCGTGACCGGGTCCTTCGACGACCTGCCGGTGCTGCAGGTCGCGGTGTCGGCCTCCGGCAACCAGGAACAGCTCGTCGACCGGCTGCAGGCCTCGGCGATCCCCGACCTCGAGAAGCTCGACGGCGTGCGCCAGGCCGACGTCTTCGGCAACCCGGGCCGCCGCGTCGTCATCACGCCCGACCAGGACGAGCTCGCCGCGCGTGGGCTCAGCCAGACGGCGATCTCCGACGCGCTCGACGACAACGGCACGCTGATCCCCGGCGGCACGCTGACCGAGGACGGCTCGACGCTGTCCGTGCAGACCGGCGAGCGGATCGCGTCGCTCAAGGACATCCGTGACCTGCCCCTGACGAGCTCGTCGTCGGGCTCGGGTTCCTCGGGCTCCGGTTCCTCGAGCGCCGGCAGCACGACGACCGGCAGCGGGACGACCGGGGCCGGTGCTGCCGGCGCCGGTGCCACGGGGGCTGCGACCGGAGCCGGCGGTACCGGTGCGACCGCGACCGGCGGGACGACCACGACCGCCCCCACCGACGGCACAGCGGCCGGCGGCGCGACCACCGCGGCCACCCCCACCGACACCACGCTCGGCGACGTCGCGACGGTCGCCATCAAGGAGTCCCCGCGCACCTCGATCAGCCGCGTGAACGGCGAGCAGGCGCTGACGATCTCGATCACGAAGACGCAGGAAGCCAACACCGTCGACGTCTCGAAGACCGTGCGTGACGCCCTGCCCGGCATCGAGAAGAAGATCGAGGGCGACCCGCGCTTCACCGTCGTCTTCGACCAGGCGCCCTACATCCAGCAGTCGATCGACTCCCTCGCCGAAGAGGGCCTGCTCGGCCTCGGCTTCGCGGTCATCGTGATCCTGGTGTTCCTGCTCTCGTGGCGCTCCACCCTGGTCACCGCGATCTCGATCCCGACCTCGGTGCTCCTCGCCGCGATCGGCATGCGGGCCGCGGGGTACACGCTCAACATCATCACGCTGGCCGCCCTGACCATCGCGATCGGCCGCGTGGTCGACGACTCCATCGTCGTCATCGAGAACATCAAGCGGCACATGGTGCCCGGCGTCGACCGTGGGCGGGCGGTGCTCGAGGCCGTGCGCGAGGTCGCCGGGGCCGTCACCGCCTCGACCCTGACCACCGTCGCCGTGTTCCTGCCGGTCGCCTTCGTCGCGGAACTGGTGGGCGAGCTCTTCCGACCGTTCGCCGTGACCGTCACCCTGGCGCTCATCGCCTCGCTGCTCGTCTCGCTGACGATCGTGCCGGTGCTCGCGTACTGGTGGCTGCGCCCCGCGAAGGCGAAGCAGGGCGAGGCATCGTCCGCGCAGGCAGCGCCCGCGCAGGCGGGGACCGATCCGGCAGTCGCCGACCTCGACACCATCCGTCCGGGGTCCGAGGGGACGCTCGCCTCGGCAGACGACCTGCACGACGCCGGCAGCTCCGACCGACTGCGCCGCGTGTACCTGCCGGTCCTCCGCTGGGCCGTCCGCAAGCCCGTCGTCGTCGTGCTGCTCGCCGTGGTCGTCCTCGGTGGCACGGTCGCTTCGCTGCCGTTCGTCACGACGAACTACCTCGGTGACTCCGGGCAGAACACGTTCACCGTCACGCAGGACCTCAAGGCCGGGTCGAGCCTCGCCGTGCAGTCCGACTCCGCACGCAAGGTCGAGCGGGCGCTGCAGGACGTCTCCGGCGTCGACACCGTGCAGACCACCATCGGCACGAGCGGCCAGTCGATCCAGGCGGCGTTCGGCGGGGGCGGGACCGCCTCGGTGCAGTACGCCGTCACGACGGACGCCGACGCCGACCAGACGACGATCCAGGCCGATGCCCGGAAGTCGCTCGGGCGGATCGACGGCGTGGGTGAGATCACCATCGCGTCCTCCGGCGGTGGCTTCGGCGGCAGCAGTGACATCGAGGTCGACGTCACCGCGCCGACCCAGTCGCAGCTCGAGACGGCGTCGCAGAAGGTCCTGAAGACCATGCAGTCGGTCGACAACACGACGGCAGCGTCGAGCAACCTGTCGGCGGCGGAGCCGTTCCTGGCCGTCCGCGTCGACCGGGCGAAGGCCGCATCCCTCGGGCTCACCGAGACCCAGGTCGGCGGGCTCGTCGCCGCAGCGGTCTCGCCGCGGGACACCGGCAGCATCGAGATCGACGACGCGACGCTCGACGTCTACATCGCCGACGCCGAGCCGCCGACGACGATCGCCGCACTCCGTGACCTCGACGTCCCGACGAGCACCGGCACCGTCAAGCTGACGGACGTCGCGACGGTCGAGAAGTCCGAGGGACCGACCACCGTCACCACGACGAACGCGGCCCGCACGGCGACGATCACCGTGACGCCGGACGCCGCGAACCTCGGTGCCGCGGTGCAGTCGGTCACCAAGGCGGTCGACCAGCTCGACCTGCCGCGCGGTGCGACCGCGTCGATCGGTGGTGTCGCCGCCAGCCAGTCGTCCGCGTTCTCGCAGCTCGGGCTCGCGCTCGTCGTCGCCGTCCTGATCGTCTACGTGATCATGGTCGCGACGTTCCGCAGCCTGCTCCAGCCGCTGATGCTGCTCGTGTCGGTGCCGTTCGCCTTCACGGGTGCACTGCTGCTGCAGATCATCTCCGGCGTGCCGCTCGGCGTCGCCTCCCTGATCGGCCTGCTGATGCTCATCGGCATCGTCGTGACGAACGCCATCGTGCTCATCGACCTCGTGAACCAGTACCGCAGACGAGGGCTCCGCGTCCGCGACGCCCTGCTCGAGGGAGCGGCCCGTCGTCTCCGGCCGATCCTCATGACGGCGACCGCGACGATCTTCGCGCTGCTGCCGATGGCGATCGGACTGACCGGCAAGTCGGGCTTCATCTCGCAGCCGCTCGCGCTCGTCGTGATCGGCGGTCTGGTGTCGTCGACGCTGCTGACGCTCGTGGTCCTGCCGGCGCTGTACGCCCTCGTCGAGGGTGCGCGCGAGCGTCGGGCCGAGCGGAAGGCTCAGCGGGCGCAAGCCTGA
- a CDS encoding DUF6518 family protein: protein MNSTLSSSSAALPGTPAGSSGSSGPAGASVGVPPLARVTMALTGALLAGVATSFGQAVPGLGTVSNSAGPWFVVAALLVLASGVGRGAGVAERAGVAERAGVAGRASGRVGRLRVALAMVLGAVLLELMHIGYWAATNLRGFVDTLSITSFWVVVALPAGLLAGAVAVAVRSADGRWRGAAAGVTAAVLIGEGVRGLLQVAATTGSATWIVQIAVGIAVLVVGIALARTPVGRVVALGTGIVGSVAVAVVYVGIALV from the coding sequence ATGAACAGCACCCTGTCCTCCTCGTCTGCCGCACTGCCCGGGACGCCGGCGGGTTCGTCTGGTTCGTCTGGTCCGGCTGGCGCGTCCGTCGGGGTGCCGCCGCTGGCCCGGGTGACGATGGCGCTGACGGGGGCACTGTTGGCCGGGGTCGCGACGAGCTTCGGCCAGGCGGTGCCCGGACTCGGCACGGTGTCGAACTCGGCCGGCCCGTGGTTCGTCGTCGCGGCGCTGCTCGTCCTCGCGTCGGGTGTCGGCCGGGGCGCCGGTGTCGCCGAGCGCGCCGGTGTCGCCGAGCGCGCCGGTGTCGCCGGGCGTGCGAGTGGACGTGTCGGGCGGCTGCGGGTGGCCCTGGCGATGGTGCTCGGGGCGGTGCTGCTCGAGCTCATGCACATCGGGTACTGGGCGGCCACGAACCTCCGCGGCTTCGTCGACACCCTGTCGATCACGAGCTTCTGGGTCGTGGTCGCCCTGCCGGCCGGGCTGCTCGCCGGGGCGGTCGCCGTCGCGGTGCGCTCCGCCGACGGCCGCTGGCGTGGTGCGGCAGCCGGGGTCACCGCCGCCGTGCTCATCGGCGAAGGGGTCCGCGGACTGCTGCAGGTCGCCGCGACCACCGGTTCGGCGACGTGGATCGTCCAGATCGCCGTCGGGATCGCCGTGCTCGTCGTGGGGATCGCGCTGGCCCGGACACCGGTCGGACGGGTGGTCGCGCTCGGCACCGGGATCGTCGGGTCGGTCGCCGTCGCCGTGGTGTACGTCGGGATCGCCCTGGTCTGA
- the yczR gene encoding MocR-like transcription factor YczR: MTPVLLSARSVALLLRHWRAGSDAAAYEALADAVRVLVIDGRIPHGAGLPAERGLAAALGVSRTTVANAYARLREDGYLTSLRGSGSVIRLPLEGRPDPEHLAGVVPDDLLDLRKAALRSAPGVAEAVERAMRHLPAALAGIGYDTVGDAGLRAAIADRYTARGLPTTPSEVVVTIGAQHAIALLARVLVRRGDPVLVESPTYPHAHEVLREAGGRLVSVPVDVRGGWDEGVLDATIRRSAPTLAYVMPELHNPTGATMADSARRVLLEAAAAVGTVVVADETMGELRIDGLPSRPLAADAPGQVVMVGSADKVFWGGLRIGWVRAAPELLQRLLLARPTGDLGTPVLDQLVARELVPQTAAVLEARRHVLRDGRDGLVAALRARLPEWDVPSPAGGLTLWVGLGRPVSSALVLAARSEGVVLASGGVFGPDGGFERSLRVPFTVSGADRERLVGALARSWERVGGAAVETRGSAAAVV, encoded by the coding sequence ATGACCCCCGTCCTGCTCAGCGCCCGGTCCGTCGCCCTGCTGCTCCGACACTGGCGCGCAGGGTCCGACGCCGCCGCCTACGAGGCGCTCGCCGACGCCGTCCGGGTCCTCGTCATCGACGGACGGATCCCGCACGGCGCCGGGCTGCCCGCCGAACGCGGACTCGCCGCCGCGCTCGGCGTCTCCCGCACCACCGTCGCCAACGCCTACGCGCGCCTCCGCGAGGACGGCTACCTCACCTCGCTCCGCGGCTCCGGCAGCGTCATCCGCCTGCCGCTCGAGGGACGCCCCGACCCCGAACACCTGGCCGGCGTCGTCCCCGACGACCTGCTCGACCTGCGGAAGGCCGCGCTCCGCAGCGCCCCGGGCGTCGCCGAGGCCGTCGAGCGGGCGATGCGCCACCTGCCGGCGGCGCTCGCCGGGATCGGCTACGACACCGTCGGCGACGCCGGTCTCCGCGCCGCCATCGCCGACCGCTACACCGCACGGGGCCTGCCGACCACCCCGTCCGAGGTCGTCGTGACGATCGGCGCGCAGCACGCCATCGCCCTGCTCGCCCGGGTCCTGGTCCGCCGCGGCGACCCCGTCCTGGTCGAGTCTCCGACGTACCCGCACGCCCACGAGGTCCTCCGCGAAGCCGGCGGCCGACTCGTCTCGGTCCCCGTCGACGTCCGCGGCGGCTGGGACGAGGGCGTGCTCGACGCGACGATCCGACGCTCGGCCCCGACGCTCGCCTACGTCATGCCCGAGCTGCACAACCCGACCGGCGCGACGATGGCCGACTCCGCCCGTCGGGTGCTGCTCGAGGCCGCCGCCGCGGTCGGCACGGTCGTCGTCGCCGACGAGACGATGGGGGAGCTCCGCATCGACGGGCTGCCCTCACGGCCCCTCGCCGCGGACGCGCCCGGCCAGGTGGTCATGGTCGGGTCCGCCGACAAGGTCTTCTGGGGCGGGCTGCGGATCGGGTGGGTGCGCGCCGCCCCGGAACTGCTCCAGCGGCTGCTCCTCGCCCGACCGACCGGCGACCTCGGCACGCCCGTCCTGGACCAGCTCGTCGCGCGTGAGCTCGTCCCGCAGACCGCGGCCGTCCTGGAGGCCCGGCGTCACGTCCTCCGCGACGGTCGCGACGGTCTCGTGGCCGCGCTCCGAGCGCGGCTGCCGGAGTGGGACGTGCCGTCCCCGGCGGGCGGGCTGACGCTGTGGGTCGGGCTCGGGCGGCCGGTGTCGAGCGCGCTCGTGCTCGCGGCGCGGTCCGAGGGGGTGGTGCTGGCCTCGGGCGGGGTGTTCGGGCCGGACGGCGGGTTCGAGCGCTCGCTGCGGGTGCCGTTCACCGTCTCGGGGGCGGACCGGGAGCGGCTCGTCGGGGCGCTGGCGCGGTCGTGGGAGCGGGTCGGCGGAGCTGCTGTGGAGACGCGGGGGTCGGCGGCGGCGGTGGTGTGA
- the yczE gene encoding membrane protein YczE, which translates to MPRSTALSLRFVQLAVGLFLYGASVALQVRAVVGVSSWTVLTQGLENVLPWSFGVITVVSSLVILLFWIPLRQKPGIGTLCNALAIGPAADLVLWLVPEPGSLVGRVLLFGGSLVLLAVATACYIGAGFGTGARDGLMVGLHERLGWPVWVARTVVEVTVVVVGWLLGGDVGVGTVIAAFAIGPMVQPLMRHFRRFPWSPVREARPAPATPVPDPAPSIRH; encoded by the coding sequence ATGCCCCGCTCCACCGCCCTGTCCCTGCGCTTCGTGCAACTCGCCGTCGGCCTCTTCCTCTACGGCGCCTCGGTGGCGCTGCAGGTCCGCGCGGTCGTGGGCGTCTCGTCGTGGACGGTCCTGACGCAGGGTCTCGAGAACGTGCTGCCGTGGTCGTTCGGCGTCATCACGGTGGTGTCGAGCCTGGTGATCCTGCTGTTCTGGATCCCACTGCGCCAGAAGCCGGGCATCGGGACGCTCTGCAACGCCCTGGCGATCGGTCCGGCCGCCGACCTGGTGCTCTGGCTGGTGCCGGAACCGGGCAGCCTGGTCGGCCGCGTCCTGCTCTTCGGCGGCAGCCTGGTCCTGCTCGCGGTCGCCACCGCCTGCTACATCGGCGCCGGCTTCGGCACCGGCGCCCGCGACGGCCTGATGGTCGGGCTGCACGAACGCCTGGGGTGGCCGGTGTGGGTGGCGCGCACGGTCGTCGAGGTCACGGTGGTCGTCGTCGGCTGGCTGCTCGGCGGTGACGTCGGCGTCGGCACGGTCATCGCCGCGTTCGCGATCGGCCCGATGGTCCAGCCGCTGATGCGCCACTTCCGTCGGTTCCCGTGGAGTCCGGTCCGGGAGGCCCGTCCCGCCCCCGCCACGCCGGTTCCTGACCCTGCGCCGAGCATCCGGCACTGA
- a CDS encoding DUF4097 family beta strand repeat-containing protein, whose protein sequence is MAQEKWLVDEPKVIDTGIVRALRIGLVGGQVDVVTHDEPTARVEIHQVSGKPIKVEIEGDTLTVDHPQMRWDDVLGFLKSFRGGGARADVSILVPRDVTVTIGVVSAGVLLSGTERGATLNSVSGDVVLDGVIGDVVVNAVSGTTTLRDQVGAVALRTVSGDVVATGEIRRFTADGVSSAVVLDLHGSPDQVKVNTVSGSVDVRLEHGTPYTSTINTATGRLQFDDAEIRGTRGSYTRTDGELAGSYVDIRINSVSGDVAIVHGHAPSTPEAPTTPDAPTTPDAPTTPGAPPAPAAPTAPSFDEQGGTIA, encoded by the coding sequence ATGGCACAGGAGAAGTGGCTCGTCGACGAGCCGAAGGTCATCGACACCGGGATCGTCCGCGCCCTGCGGATCGGTCTGGTCGGCGGACAGGTGGACGTCGTCACGCACGACGAGCCCACCGCCCGTGTGGAGATCCACCAGGTCTCCGGCAAGCCCATCAAGGTCGAGATCGAGGGCGACACCCTCACCGTCGACCACCCGCAGATGCGCTGGGACGACGTCCTCGGGTTCCTCAAGTCCTTCCGCGGCGGCGGTGCCCGAGCCGACGTCAGCATCTTGGTCCCGCGCGACGTCACCGTGACGATCGGCGTCGTCTCCGCCGGCGTCCTGCTCTCCGGCACCGAACGCGGCGCGACGCTCAACAGCGTCTCCGGCGACGTCGTCCTCGACGGGGTCATCGGTGACGTCGTCGTCAACGCGGTCTCCGGCACGACCACCCTCCGCGACCAGGTCGGTGCCGTCGCGCTCCGCACGGTCTCGGGTGACGTCGTCGCCACCGGTGAGATCCGCCGCTTCACCGCGGACGGGGTGTCCTCGGCGGTCGTGCTCGACCTGCACGGCTCGCCCGACCAGGTGAAGGTGAACACGGTGTCCGGGTCGGTCGACGTCCGCCTCGAGCACGGCACGCCGTACACGAGCACGATCAACACCGCGACCGGTCGCCTGCAGTTCGACGACGCCGAGATCCGCGGCACCCGTGGGTCGTACACGCGGACCGACGGCGAGCTCGCCGGGTCCTACGTCGACATCCGCATCAACTCGGTGTCCGGCGACGTCGCGATCGTGCACGGCCACGCGCCGAGCACGCCCGAGGCACCGACCACCCCCGACGCCCCGACCACCCCGGACGCCCCGACGACGCCCGGCGCACCGCCCGCACCGGCGGCGCCGACCGCTCCGTCCTTCGACGAGCAGGGCGGGACGATCGCATGA
- a CDS encoding PadR family transcriptional regulator translates to MSPVFAHGHLRLYLLVLLADHPMHGYEVITALGDRFGGTYVPSAGTVYPRLAKLQEDGLITGTSDGRKTVYAITDAGRAELDARADEVALLENGVTDSVKSLADGVRASVGAAMKSLRADLAAAAEPGGSGGSSTAGPTAVPAAGVRSLRDAEMAVAVFRQQLRADLRRRAARGTLDDAAVQRLRDGLEALRKSL, encoded by the coding sequence ATGAGCCCGGTCTTCGCGCACGGCCACCTGCGCCTCTACCTGCTGGTCCTGCTGGCCGACCACCCGATGCACGGGTACGAGGTCATCACCGCGCTCGGCGACCGCTTCGGCGGCACCTACGTCCCGAGCGCCGGCACCGTCTACCCGCGCCTGGCCAAGCTGCAGGAGGACGGCCTGATCACCGGCACCTCCGACGGCCGCAAGACCGTGTACGCCATCACGGACGCCGGACGCGCCGAGCTCGACGCCCGCGCGGACGAGGTCGCCCTGCTCGAGAACGGCGTCACCGACAGCGTCAAGTCCCTGGCCGACGGCGTCCGCGCCTCGGTCGGTGCCGCGATGAAGTCGCTCCGTGCGGACCTGGCGGCCGCCGCCGAGCCGGGTGGGTCCGGCGGGTCGTCCACCGCGGGCCCGACCGCGGTGCCGGCAGCGGGCGTCCGGTCCCTCCGTGACGCCGAGATGGCCGTCGCCGTGTTCCGGCAGCAGCTCCGCGCCGACCTCCGCCGCCGAGCCGCCCGCGGCACGCTCGACGACGCGGCCGTCCAGCGGCTCCGCGACGGCCTGGAGGCACTGCGCAAGTCCCTCTGA